The genomic segment TCGCACCCAATCAGCAGAGCGGAGTTCTGTTTTTATGGCATTACCTGGTTCCTCTGCATCATTTGTACTTAGCCTCTGCatctttttctttcctgttttctaCCTCACTCAGTTTCAGCTCTGCTGTTATAAATACTCTTCCTTTCTGAACTTGCAGTAACACTTTACAGTGGCCTTATTACCTTACTGGAGCAGAAACTGAATTGAGACGAAGTCTGTTCCTGGTGATAATACTTCACTGCTATTTGTGCATATGCAGTTTAATGATACATGTTTAGATTTTCTCTTGAATGTAGCTTAGTAACAGTAGTAACAGATGTCTATTTTATTTACACCAGCAGCACCCAAAACAGCTTAATTACTGCCATTACAATGTATATACAATATAAGGGTTAATATTATGTTCCATGTGCAATGGGAATTATAGCTGAATACTTATTAGCGCGTGGGGATGAACAACGTTGAAATGCAAACTAAAGACAATCATTTCGCTGTGTATTCATAAATGAATATATTGACTGATTTCGTAATAAATGATATCAATCATATCAAAGTGTTGAAATGACTGATATAGGTATGTCTGTATGTGAAGGTGGAGTTAATACGTGTACAGAAGGTTAAGCGACAGATATTATCTTTTACTTGTGTAGCAGGTTTGTAGGGGCAGGTAGCCGAGGTGTGTGCGTGAATTGTTTCAGTGCTCTGGTTTGTATGCCTGTGTAAATACAGATTATAAGGATGTTTTGGCCAGTCCAAAGGTTTTACTCTGAGGAACTTTAGTTTGGTAAGTTTAAGTTTATAGTTTGCTCTCTGGTGGGTGAGGATTGCATTAAGTCAGCAAAGAGGCCAGCAAATAGACGTGTGACTGACGTGTAGTTTTTTATAAAACTAAGGGGTGTAAggatgtgtgtgggtgagagagagTGCATTTGCTTGTACAATTTAgaagtttgtgtttgtattttctaCTGCAGTGGCTGTATATTGCATTTACATTGCCCGGTTTGTATCTGTGTAATAAAGTGGTGCTCCTAAAACTTCAAACCCTCACGTCTACTCTTTGAAATCAGTGTTCCTTTCAATTGGCACGTCTCCAAAACTATCACTATACAAGGACATGCTGCACTAGCTGCCTAGGGAGCCATTACAGATGGAACAAGGTTGTTCCACTTGTGTGCCTCTAAAATGGTGCACACCAAAGGGAGTCTCGttgaggaaaagaaaatgataaaacaatCTTAGTGTATCTTGTTTTATGAGAGGAGACCGAGCTTGATGGGATCAAGAGATGCGTGTGGTTTCTTTAGTctcacaaagtgttttttatgTCCTGTGCTGGTAAGAGTTGTTTTATTGTGGCACTAGATACATAAAGTTAAAAAGGCACAGGTGCTAAACCTAAAATCGTACCACTGCACACCCACTGTTATGTTGAGGTGGGTATAATTCAATACAGTCAGTTTGGTGCAGAGTTCATTTTATAAATGCAGTTTAACTCTGGATTAGTCTATTTGGGTTTAATCAGGTAGAGTCCTTATGTTGTACTGGATGTTGGGGGAACCTAAAGGTTAAAAGGTCAATAAAAGCCATTTGAACCTTAATTTGCacaccacaacaacaaatgGCAGTAGATTCAGATGTGGCACTCATCTGTGCGCATTTTACAGACACATCTAAACAGGATACACAACTACATAAATCTTGTGGTTTTCCTGTTTATAGGCAAAGGTGTTTCCTGTGCTTTCACAGCTGATCACCTCCTACTGAACAGCATTTCGTGTAGTGAGGGTTGTGTTATCTTACTGTGGTACTGTGGTCATTTGAGATAAATCAGATAAATAAACATAGTAGACATAGTAAATAAGGAGCagataaacacatttttcagaCTGTAGTACAGTGACTGACCTGTAGGGGGCCCCTTTATGAAGCGTGCCTGAGAGTCCTTCAAATGTCAGTGAAGACTCTGTCATCCAGGTCAAATTATGTGGTAGCTGAGTCATGGCAACTGTGTTTCTGTCTAGTTATGTCCAAAGGTTTCACTACTGATTCAAACCGATTCTTCAGCCTGGTTGAGAACTGAAGTTAACCTCTAATTACATGTTTTGACCAACAGGAAAGCACCAGTTTTACAGATGTACTCTGTAGGATAAGTTACTAGACATTTTCttgtataaatatgtaaatgtatgCTTGCTTTTTGCAGCTCGCCTGCGGTATCCAGTATATGGAGACAGATTTTTCAGTGTAGTGGTTACTGCATCTCACCGACAGAGGCGGTGTCCCATCATCCTCCACAGTGACGGTCAGTATGTACTCCTGCTGGCGCTCGCGGTCAGGAGGGGCCGGGCGTGTCACCATCTCCCCCGTCACGCGGTCCATGCGGAAGGTCAGGTCCTGGTTTCCATTAGTTATGTAGTAAAACAGCATAGCGTTGGACCCAATGTCTCGATCGGTGGCCATCACACGGAGCACCGAGGTTCCTCCTCCAACATTCTGTGTCAACCATTAAAACAACTTTACTGACTTCCTACAGTACAAtaacatgaaaataaataaactgtattGTGTTATCAAAACAACCACTTAAACCTGTATATTTGACATTGTTCTTCTGTATATAAAAAACTACAGGTACATGCAATTTCATGCTCCATGTGGTGTGAAAGTGTGCCCATACCTCACTGATGCTGACATTGTATCCCCTCTGGCTTTGAATAACAGGTGCATTGTCATTGACATCCAGGATGTTAATTGTGAGGGAGTGGTCTGTGTATCTGGGAGGGGAGCCGTTGTCGATGGCACGCACCTGCAATcagggtgtctctcttttgagaaTCCATGCACAGTGACATGCGGAATAAAACGATACTGTATAACAGCTACTCAGCCCTGGGATGAAATAAATCCGACAGTGTCACGAGACAGATAAGATCAACAAGAATAAGCGTGATGTGCAGTCAGTTTATTCCGTGCTGAAGGGACACCGAGCTCTGATTGTCCATGTGTGAAAAGGTTGTATGGGGTAGAGATAAATGTAAGCGTTGCCTGACCTTCAGCAGGTAGCGGTCCATTGACTCCCTGTCCAGAGGAGCGTTGACATAAACCTCCCCATACGTGTTGTTCACGGTTTTGATCATGAACACATCCTGCATGTTGCCTGCCACCAAAGTGAAATTCACCTAAGGAAGAGTGAAATGATCCCATTACACCACCAGTCAGAATCACTAATCATAATATACACGTATGAAGAATCAGCAGAACAAAATAGTACTTTTTTCTGTTCCTAAAGGTATTACAGTAATTACTTCATGTACAGACTTTCTCCTTAGTTCTTACCAGCCCATTCACTCCAGcgtccctgtccctgccgagCACTACTGCTACTTTCTTCCCCATGGGTGTGTCTTCTGGGATTCCCACTGAAGTATCAGATGTGATGTCAAACTCGGGATTGTTGTCGTTCTCATCCAGGATGGTGATGGAAACCTATTCAAAGGTACATGAGCCCAATAACACAAGCTACTGTACACACTTTGTGTCCTATAGTTGAATATGTTTCACACCATATTCAGTCCAGGGTCTGAAATGACCTTATCAGCTTACCTTCTGCAATTCCAACAAGAGATGCAATGAACAAAAGAGGAATGCCATTAAGTTTTCTATAACAGAACACAGgtataaacatactgtaatggaATCAAAACTGCTTGTGAAGAGTgaggtttaaataaataaatttgcaaTGAAACAACGTACCACAGTGGAGTCTTTCTTAGGTCCTCCATTATCAGCTACAACCGTCAGAGTGTACAAGTCCCCCTTCTCCCTGTCCAGCAGGCCGGTCACCGTTATGCGACCCtgggacacaacacacacatcagcatccAAGGATGGAGCCagtgacaaagacagagacaatatcataaataataatcaacaatttctgtttctcctctttcaaAGGATTCAAATGACTTCAAAGCAAACAAGCTCTTTGATCAGCTTAGAGTTATGCGTTAGCTTAAATGACAAAGAAGGTGTTATCCAATCATATTATAGTAAATGGATGAAACATATTTTACAGAAGGCGGGTGTAGTCTTTGAAGTCTACAAAAAAGATGGATGCACGTTGTGTTAATCTATTCAGTGGCCTTTCCTCCGCCGCTCCCGCACTCACCGTGACGCTGTCTATCTTGAAGAGGGCCAGAGCTGCAGGCGATGTGTCAGGGTCGAAGCGATAAGTCAGCTGGTTCAAGTTGTCAGGCGACTGGGCCTTCACTTGGACAACCTCCGTGCCGGTGGCGATGTTCTCGCGTATCGAAGCCTCGTAGCCGGTGGAGACGAAGGCCACGACCTCGTCCAGCTCGTTGAGCAGCGTGACGTAGACGGTGCAGAAGCCTCGCTGGAAAGGCGGCGCTTGGTCGGTGGCCGAGACGTTCATTAAGTAGGTGGTCTTGGTCTCGTAGTCCAGGTAGTCCAGGGTGGTTATCAGCCCAGTGCTTATGTCCACCTCAAACTTGCGATCGGAGCCGGACACGATGGCATAAGCTACAGCACCGCCATCACCTGAGCGGGCAGACAGGAAATAGATGGTATTGTTTGTATTTACACTGTATAGATCATATCATTTGTATTTCCAAAGTAGCGTGCACTACTGTGATAGTACTTATAGTCTGTGCTTTTGCATTTCTGTTTTCAATTTAGCAATGCTATCTACACGCTGTGCTGTGTTGAGTTCCTTTCTGCTTCTCAGCTGCTTTGGAAAATGTCTGTTGTTAGTGTCTGTTAGGGGAAACGAATAGAGGAAGTTTAAACTGTGGCGCAGCAGAAGCCAGCTTCGCTGATCGGCCTTCGCGTGACACCGATGTGCCGTGCGAGGCGTGAAGCAGCTCTGGTGAAGCCGAGTTTGGGCTGGTGATGTGCAAACGACGTCTTCGTGCCAGTGGAGCAGAAGTGGCATGTTTGAAGCCACAGTCAGCTGGATGTCTCTTTCTGTttatgggagggggggggggggggggtaaactGAAGGGCAACTCACCCATGTCACGGTCTGTGGCACGCACCACGATCACAGACGTGCCGATGCCAGCGGTCTCCCTAAGGCCCAGACGGTTGTACTGCTGCTGGGTGAACACTGGCACCTCATCGTTGGCATCATCCACATATATGATCACCTGCAGCCAAAGGACAAAGAAAATGTCTTCTATATGGTGCAAATCTCTCAGTTAAGCATCTGAACGCGCTCCTCCAGATGTTTTACTCTTCCTCACCCGCACAGAGCTCCTCATGCTGCTCTCGTCGCTGTTGTaggcctccacctccagcacgtGCGAGCTCCTCGTTTCTCTGTCAAGCGCATTGAGGCCTCTGGTTATGAGccccgtctgtctgtcaatGCTGAACTGATCATTGCTGTTTCCTGGATGCGCgcgaaacaaaagcaaagagaGAAGGTTTCTACCAGCAAAACACTTGATTTAGTCCCCGGATCTCAGCTTTCACCGGTAACATCTGCCAGTCGGAAAGCAACGGTCCATCTGCGagacaaatcaaacagcagctctcacCCGTGAGGATTCTGTAGAGAACTCGACCGTTTTCTCCCTCGTCTGCGTCTGTGGCTTGAacctgtgcagacacacacaggcagaaagtCTTTACTCACATGAAATCACTAGACAGACCCAGGTACACACTCTGATAACAGCAGCACTTCAAGgttccatcctccatcctgtcGTATACAACCTGAGCGTATTAGACTCGTAATACACAAGTGCTTCTTTCTGAACTGCTGCATAGTCTTGTACTGTTAGAGGGTGAAAGTGGCTCCAGATAAAATTCCTCAGGGCATCTGAGGTAGCACCATTATTCAAGGCTAGTACGAAAGCAGATCCACTACCTGATTTGTGAATGTGAGTTTACATTTCATAAAATGCTCTTTTTTATGATTCAAACACCTAAAAGGTCTACTTGAACGTCAATTACATTTGTTTCTAGTTTTCCTCTGTTTGGTGTCCCCATTCTTATTGATCTTCATATGCTTTGTCATAGGTCAGTCTGGAATATGAGATTTTTTGTAACTCCACTCAGAAGTGTTTGTATACATATAATTTGTTCACTCTGACCATAATGAGCTGATGATTAGCCGATCGAAATGAAGTTTTTCCACGATAGTAAAAACTCTCAAATCTCATTAATTCAGTGGTTTCTACAAACAGTGGGACAAACTAGCATATTTTCGCATTCACCACACATCCACGGGTTTAAAGTGTCTTGTTGCCACAGCAACCCCATCGTGGCAGTGAAAAGATTCTCTCTTAGCCACCGTATATCTTGGCCAAGAAGAAGCCAAAAACCCAAACCCAGCACAGACAGCgtggctccacacacactgataaataGTGGAGCACGCTGGGCTGCTGGTGAATGGGCCATGTCACAGGACTGACTGAATCCAGCCCAGCTCCGAGCCACTGGCACTGGATGACACTTCACATCACACTCTGCTCCTCTCGTGGAATGTGTCAAAATCTGTGGCGCTTCCTACAAAGTACATATTCAATGACTGTAGAGAAACACACTCAGGACTCTCAGCACATGTTTGTGCGCcaaggtccacacacacacacacgcacacgcacacgcacgcacacgcacacgcacacacacacacacacacacacacacacacacacacacacacacacacacacacacacacacacacacacacacacacacacacacacacacacacagcctctatCTCTGCCCTGTGCGTCCTCCtttgctctctctcgctcgctctgtgAAGGGGGCCCAACTTCAGTCTCATTAGCTTTATAAAGAgatgtggagaggaggaggaggggggtgagggggcaagaaaaaaaatgaggCTAGGGGGTGAGACTAGTGAGTGATGAATAGGGTATTACACAGTGGACTGCACCACTTAGGCTTTACAAGGGGTGTATAAAGCGTAGGGCGACGTTACGGAGCCAGATGTTGTAAGTTTAAGCATGTGGAGTGTAAGAACTAGGAGATTATGCACTAATCCTCTGTGTGGCTCCCAAAACTAAGGACACTTTTGTCTGCAGCTCTCTGGGATTAAAACAATACGGGGATATTTGGACTATGATGCGGTTACCCACATCTTACccccttttctcctcttcctcctgagcATTTCCCTGCTGTCTCTGGGAAAGTGGCAGTTTAAGGGGAAAAACAAGTGTGTGAAGCCAAGAAACACAACTGACCTCAGTTACATCGACTAAACAAGGGActgatttaaagagtcaaagtgtgtgtgtgtgagtatgaaTATATCTGcgctgtacagtacgtgttgCTTTGTTTGGTTCCAGAACACTAACGATTCAAAGCGGAGCAACGTGTTCATTgttaatatttggttgaaacaagTGTAAGTCGAAAACATTAAACTGTAACGGCAGGGTGCTAAACTTTCTAGCGTCTCACACCGTGTGCTGCAAATCATGAAACTAAAAATAGCCATTTCAGCACGTGAGCTGCTTGACATGTGCTTGAATATTGTACCTGCATGTTGTTTAAAGGACTATTACAaggcctttttatgcatttatgcTTAGGACTTATCTGGAACATCAATCTAAAAATCATGTTTTACGTGAGACACTTACGGAATGCTACGTTTTTCtatatgttttaatttaaaaaaagtaacaaACACCACAAAACAAAGACCAACCAAGAAAAACTACTCACTGTAGGAAAGCAATTCAGGGGGCTACTAACAAATCAGAGCTGAAGAACTTGTGCGAGTGGTCAAACTTCAGTGTGATAGTAAAGATGAGAAATGAGTTGAGTcacatggagcagcagcagtctggGGTGACAGAGGGAGAATCCCTCACAGCTAAGCTGGCCACCTTCACAGCAGCGCTCCCAGTCATGACTATGTGCAGCACAGCCGATAGAACGCGCGGACGAGGGAGAAACTTTGGGTCTGAATagctggtgtgtgcgtgtgtgtgaggcgtaTGTGCTTGAAGGCGCTGACTAATGAACTGACTCTCTAACGAGCCATCCTGCTCCACTGGCCTTTTCACAGCTTTCCTGGCATTTGGTCTTAAAAATAATTTCACGTCCCAATGTGTTTCCCTTAAACCGATAAGCCATGCTTTGTCTCCGCTGAATTAGGGATGATGACATTTACAAATGTTACAATGCAGAAGATGGGGGCGCACAGAATGGAGGGGGGGGATAATTGGAGACCGGGGAAGAAGAGGTGGGTGCCTTGCATTTTGCAAGGGGCATTTTAATAAACCCAATTTGTTTTACACCGAAGAAAACCTGTCAAGCATTGACTGTTTTGTAGTCCTTGATTTAATAGCTACATAATTGCCCCAAATGCCAAACACTCCACATCTTGCAGGTTCATAAAAGTGttcctgtgtatgtgtgtgtgtccatgcaatGTAAGCCCTTCACTGTCGGATCACAGAATAGTGAaaataagcaaaacaaataaagccaAATAGCTTAATTATGTTTGGATATTGAGACAGCAGAGCAAGAGAACCGCTGTGGCACCGAGCCGAGCAGACACTCAGCCACACACAGAGCACCAGCAAATGCACCAGCAGGAGCTCAAACAACGTATGACCAACGTCATTTCTCTTTCTCCATCCAGGACCAGGACAACATGAGCACAACTGAGCCAGGCTCCaacttcaccttcaccttcacgcCCAGCGCAGAAATCAGCAGCCTGACGAccacctccgtctcctccaccctccGACAGCCACCGGCCCACTCCTCAGCCAGCCATGACCCAGAGTTCACCATCATGGTGGTGCTGGGCCTGTCCCTGCTGCTGGCCGGGCTGGCGGCCTTCCTGGCAGTGTGCCGGCCGTCTGAGCAGGACGGGGACGCCGAGGCCAGCTGCGGTCCGGGGGACGGCCCGACTCGGGGAAGGGGTCGGTCCAGTGAGCCTCAGCTCAAGGTGTGGAGGCGGCTGGGCTCCTATCGGCGCTCGTACAACCTCTCCTTCAGACGGCCGCCGCATCGGAGGCCACACGAGCGCGGGAGCACACAGGTGACTCAGTCGCCGGTCCGACAGACACCACAGCCTGAGGTCAGCGCTGAGCCTCACCTCACCATGCCATGCCTGTTTGACTATGTCACTGAAATCTGACTGACTGAGTCCTGACTGGGTCCTCAAAGCGGCAACTGCCAACATTACTAATGTGCTGTGCGTTTACATGTTTACATGAAattaatttttagcatttgtggCTGGAGGAGGTTTACTACTACACAGCATGTGCTTAAACTGTAGGCAATCAAAAAGCCATAGTGGCAGCTTCAAGCACTTTTGCGACTGATTGCTTCCCCTCCTGTAGTACAGTAGGCAACGCTGTTGAGCATAGATGGTCTTTATCAGGAGAGCTCTGCGCTACATTCAGCTGAGGTAACAGCGACTTAATATGACACTGAAAGCCTCTCAGTGGGAATGTGATGCCTTGTCAAATCCTCGGCCCTGGATTAAAGTTCACATTTTTCCAAGAACAATAGCAAGAGCATGATACAGTAAAGACCCTGGGCATCGAAGCACTTCAGTTAAATCATTGTAGAGGTTTTGTTAATTAGTGAGTAGTTTGAATACTAAGCAGTGTTCTCTACATTATATATATAGTGAGTAATTATCCCATGCCATCAATCTGGCCATTTATCtgtattatttacagtatgattTCATGTGGGTGTCAAAACCTAATGCACCGGACCCTGAGCCAAAAAGACAGAGCAGGTTGTTATTATTGGGAAATAAAGTGTCTCTCTTGTTggacagctgcagtttgttcctATATgtttagaagtgtgtgtgtgtgtgtgtctctctctctctacccgGACAATGCTGGTTCCCTGGGGCACGCTCTCCACGATGCTGGTCTCATAGCTGTTTTGGAGGAAGATGGGCCTGTTGTCGTTAACGTCCTGCACCTCGACAAACACGGTGGCCGTGCCCGTCCTGCGGCTGCCTGCTGGACCGTTGTCTATGTGCACAATCAGCACAAATGAGTGTTGCACCAAATTCTCAAGTGCATTATTGCAACATATACACAAAATAGAACAGATTCTTTATTGATACATTACATGAAGTGATTTGCTAATCTTTGAAAAATAGAGCAGGAACCAGAAATAGCGTAGGAGCGGAACATTGCTGGCTTATCAAAACCTGGGTCATTTTCAGCCGCTTTTGAATTAGGACAATATGTGCAATTCTGTTCTCTTGCACAGTTTTACATTATCTCTgccttttctcccctctcttGTGTCTCTGGCCGCCTTAGCAGATAAGCCACCGCGACTCAATGGTTTCCAAAACAGGAaaacctcacagtttttgttctgtcttttCAAACAGGAACAAAGGCAGCGGAGCAATAGTCTGAAATCACTGCACGTGCAGGCgatgctctttttttccccatcattGTCATGTATGGGTTGAGGAGAGCAGCTTTGAAGATGACAAAACAAATCAAGCTTCGTTGTgattaaaacaaacaccatGTAAAAATGAAGCTGACAAAAGATAATTTCCATCAACATCTGCATTGATGACACACCTATAGCTTCTACAACCAGAACGTAAGCTGCTTGGCCCTCGCGGTCCAGGCCGACCACGGTCCGAACAACTCCATCTCTGAAGCCCACGCTGAATTTGCCATCTTGATTACCACCTAAAAAtacaggacacaaacacattctctTACTGATTCACAGCAAATTTGTGAAAAATGCTCCAATTCATAGACAATAATACAGCAGCGGTAGTAAAAGAAGCATGCAGGAAGTCACTTCATTACACAAAGTCAcacagatggatggacagaAATATGCAGCATGAATGCGTAGTCCATAAAAAGTGTATAACACTGTgggtcacagacacacagaaaccacttcccactgtgacctctgacctgtgatGAAGTAGCTAAGTTCAGCATTGAGGCCAGCGTCGttgtcagagcagctgaggcGCGCTACAGAGCGGTCTCTAGGGACATTCTCCAGCAGAGAAACATTGTACACGCGAGGACTGAAGGTGGGCGTCTCATCATTCACATCCAGAACTGgtgcacgcgc from the Betta splendens chromosome 15, fBetSpl5.4, whole genome shotgun sequence genome contains:
- the LOC114870455 gene encoding uncharacterized protein C10orf105-like, which translates into the protein MSTTEPGSNFTFTFTPSAEISSLTTTSVSSTLRQPPAHSSASHDPEFTIMVVLGLSLLLAGLAAFLAVCRPSEQDGDAEASCGPGDGPTRGRGRSSEPQLKVWRRLGSYRRSYNLSFRRPPHRRPHERGSTQVTQSPVRQTPQPEVSAEPHLTMPCLFDYVTEI